A stretch of Streptomyces vietnamensis DNA encodes these proteins:
- a CDS encoding DUF3499 domain-containing protein, translating to MRESRRGPLKSAVPSNVVSPVRRCSRTACGRPAVATLTYVYADSTAVLGPLATYAEPHCYDLCAEHSERLTAPRGWEVVRLSDGSAPARPSGDDLEALANAVREAARPQQRAAEAGGKGGGGRGGDPMEVGRRGHLRVLRSPDN from the coding sequence CTGAGGGAGAGTCGTCGCGGCCCGCTCAAGAGTGCGGTACCGTCCAACGTCGTGAGCCCTGTACGTCGCTGTTCGCGCACCGCGTGCGGCCGCCCTGCCGTCGCGACACTGACGTACGTCTATGCCGACTCGACTGCGGTCCTCGGCCCGCTCGCCACCTACGCCGAGCCCCACTGCTACGACCTGTGCGCCGAGCACAGTGAGCGCCTCACCGCCCCGCGCGGCTGGGAGGTGGTGCGGCTCTCCGACGGATCCGCCCCCGCCCGCCCCAGCGGCGACGACCTCGAAGCGCTGGCCAACGCGGTACGGGAGGCGGCCCGCCCCCAGCAGCGCGCGGCCGAGGCCGGCGGCAAGGGCGGCGGAGGCCGCGGCGGCGACCCCATGGAGGTCGGTCGCCGCGGGCACCTCAGGGTGCTCCGTTCGCCCGACAACTGA
- a CDS encoding metallopeptidase family protein: protein MDSPVPPSPSHRPTEPPAEPRARRRDRHGRGMRGPVAPPQVPLSASRADTFRDLVLDSVERLERRWPQLADVDFMVMEVPPPVPGETVPLGGSMPAEKNEPARVVVYRRPVEIRSKSRDERALLVHEVVVEQVAELLGLSPESVDPRYGQD from the coding sequence ATGGACAGTCCTGTGCCGCCGAGCCCCTCGCACCGTCCCACGGAGCCCCCGGCCGAGCCCCGGGCCCGCCGCCGCGACCGGCACGGCCGCGGGATGCGGGGGCCGGTCGCGCCGCCGCAGGTGCCGCTCTCCGCGAGCCGGGCGGACACCTTCCGCGATCTCGTCCTCGACTCCGTGGAGCGCCTCGAACGGCGCTGGCCTCAGCTGGCGGACGTCGACTTCATGGTGATGGAGGTGCCGCCGCCGGTGCCGGGCGAGACGGTGCCGCTGGGCGGCTCGATGCCGGCCGAGAAGAACGAGCCGGCGCGGGTGGTCGTCTATCGGCGGCCGGTGGAGATTCGGTCGAAGAGTCGGGACGAGCGGGCGTTGCTGGTTCACGAGGTCGTGGTGGAGCAGGTTGCGGAGCTTCTCGGGCTGTCGCCCGAGTCCGTGGATCCTCGGTACGGGCAGGACTGA
- a CDS encoding DUF5719 family protein, with protein MKRTTLSLIAGATALAAVTGFAALSAPDGTAATGTKATTRLPVERAGLVCPAPSTSEVAETRYTSYTPPGTSTGTGAATGSSKTEQPMALLRIAARGPAAGGTGKTDKKAKAPKAPATVTAPGKPVTAQADGGSVPALTGAATGTLAPGWTVQQTTVVPAGGARGLLGLGCGAPDTDFWFPAASTAKDRQDYVHLTNPDDTAAVADIELYGPEGALKSQFTEGIPVPAHSTVPVLLSTLTSEAGRKDVTVHVTTRSGRVGAAVAVADDKLGSDWIAPAADPASSAVLPGIPADATSVRLVAFAPGDDDADLKVQLVTASGTIVPAGADSLHVKSGMTAAVDLPNLTRGAVGSLLLTPSDPKKPIPVVAALQVVRGKGENTEIAFIPATAAVSARATVADNRAKGSTLSLTAPGADAQVKVTASAGSEGGTPVSKTVTVKGGTTTVLTDLVPAGLKGSYALTVEPVSGGKIHAARTLALPEDDVPMFTIQPFVDDRGTVEVPTAHQDLGVLD; from the coding sequence GTGAAGCGCACGACCCTCTCCCTGATCGCGGGCGCCACGGCCCTCGCCGCCGTCACCGGCTTCGCGGCCCTCAGCGCCCCGGACGGCACCGCCGCCACCGGGACGAAGGCCACCACCCGCCTGCCGGTGGAGCGCGCCGGCCTCGTCTGCCCGGCCCCCAGCACCTCCGAGGTGGCCGAGACCCGCTACACCTCGTACACCCCGCCGGGTACGAGTACGGGCACGGGCGCGGCGACAGGTTCGTCGAAGACCGAACAGCCCATGGCCCTCCTGCGCATCGCCGCGCGAGGGCCGGCGGCGGGCGGCACCGGCAAGACCGACAAGAAGGCGAAGGCCCCCAAGGCCCCGGCCACCGTCACCGCCCCCGGCAAGCCCGTCACGGCCCAGGCGGACGGCGGCTCGGTGCCCGCCCTCACCGGCGCCGCGACCGGCACCCTCGCCCCCGGCTGGACCGTTCAGCAGACCACCGTCGTCCCGGCGGGCGGCGCGCGCGGCCTCCTCGGCCTCGGCTGCGGCGCCCCCGACACCGACTTCTGGTTCCCGGCGGCCTCCACCGCCAAGGACCGCCAGGACTACGTCCACCTCACCAACCCGGACGACACGGCCGCCGTCGCCGACATCGAGCTGTACGGCCCCGAGGGGGCCCTCAAGTCCCAGTTCACCGAGGGCATCCCGGTCCCCGCCCACTCCACCGTCCCGGTGCTCCTCTCCACCCTCACGAGCGAGGCCGGCCGGAAGGACGTCACCGTCCACGTCACCACCCGCAGCGGACGCGTCGGCGCCGCCGTCGCCGTGGCCGACGACAAGCTCGGCAGCGACTGGATCGCCCCGGCCGCCGACCCGGCGAGCAGCGCCGTGCTCCCCGGCATCCCGGCCGACGCCACCTCGGTGCGGCTCGTGGCCTTCGCTCCCGGGGACGACGACGCCGACCTCAAGGTCCAACTGGTCACCGCGAGCGGCACGATCGTTCCGGCGGGCGCCGACTCCCTCCACGTGAAGTCCGGGATGACGGCCGCCGTCGACCTGCCGAACCTCACCCGGGGCGCGGTGGGCTCCCTGCTGCTGACCCCGAGCGACCCGAAGAAGCCGATCCCGGTCGTGGCGGCCCTCCAGGTCGTGCGCGGCAAGGGAGAGAACACCGAGATCGCGTTCATCCCGGCGACCGCGGCCGTCTCCGCGCGCGCGACGGTCGCCGACAACCGCGCGAAGGGCTCGACGCTCTCCCTGACCGCCCCCGGCGCGGACGCCCAGGTCAAGGTCACCGCCTCGGCCGGCTCCGAGGGCGGCACGCCGGTGTCGAAGACCGTCACGGTGAAGGGCGGCACGACGACGGTCCTGACCGACCTCGTCCCGGCGGGCCTCAAGGGCTCCTACGCGCTGACGGTCGAACCGGTCTCGGGCGGCAAGATCCACGCGGCCCGCACGCTCGCCCTCCCGGAGGACGACGTCCCGATGTTCACGATCCAGCCCTTCGTGGACGACCGAGGCACGGTAGAGGTCCCGACAGCACACCAGGACCTGGGCGTCCTGGACTGA
- a CDS encoding glycosyltransferase family 2 protein has product MSSTPEFPRHVVTAVLVTHDGARWLPDALAGLLAQERPVQNVVAADTGSADDSAQLVADAIGADRVLHLARRTGFGAAVEEAARTAPLLGPEDLPYLKRPSGWDPVSRTWNDEAYDLPDLPHGEPVQWLWLLHDDCAPEPGALAELLRVAESDADAAVIGPKLRGWYDRKQLLEAGVSIARSGRRWTGLDRREQDQGQHDQVRSVLSVSTAGMLVRRDVFEGLGGFDRRLPLMRDDVDLCWRAHSAGFHVLVAPDAVLRHAEASARERRTVDCAGRTAANPHRVDKAGAVHTLLANTRGRALPYVLVRLVLSTLLRTLAYLVGKAPGQAVDEVMGLLATLLRPEKILAARKRRRNPAVPTSEFRALFPPPGATVRATVEQIASHFGGAEADTGGSRHGVVESGPGGDDADYLEIEQFARLKKIARKPGPVLFALLLLVSLVACRNLFAGGSLAGGALLPAPDTVSGLWSRYADAWHALGTGGTQTAPPYLAVLAALSALFLGSTSTALTLLLVCSVPLAGFTAYFAARGIVESRLLRAWGAIAYAFLPAATGALAAGRLGTAVLAILLPLIARAAVAAHGLNRPRGERGSWRATWAYTFLLTFATAFTPVVWPLAVLLGLGVLAVRRDDITAYGLRFLAAVGTPVLLLAPWSLTLLTDPGAFLREAGVDVRTGTATALDLLGTSPGGPGTTGGLLLIGLVLAGLAGLLREERQLAVRTAWTAALAGLLFAVLTNGAGGTGWAGPATLVYGAALIAAGMIGAEGGRTRVAAHGFGWRQPVAALIALACALGPAAAAVTWMIGGADGPLTRRDPVQVPAFVAEESGTRDQPRTLVLGGSTPGEVAYTLVRGSGARLGDAELTETAEADPRLDGVVARLVAGSGADQTQELSGYAIRYVLVRDGAPRQMSRVLDSTPGLSRLSQLDGSALWRVDREIARVMIVPPAAEDGTKTAEETAKPVTVAAGPVEAHDDIPAGPAGRVLRIADRADDGWTATLDGKELTRTTVDGWAQGFELPTGGGRLDLTYDEPLTHTAWIWAQAGLAVVLLVLALPGRRREIDDDLPEEELAIPAQATDGDGRRARRLRAAAEAEAEAAAETAETAETAPDTFDAFGTAQGAPAPIPGQQSYEPHAQGGDREWDGGYDPAYAQAQAQEQPQTQPYAEQGYYQDYAADPYQQQPYAYPQQGYEQQPQQQQYDPQQYDPYGGGYGYGYPQGHETEQRPDGSSNQ; this is encoded by the coding sequence ATGTCCTCAACTCCTGAGTTTCCGCGACACGTCGTCACCGCCGTGCTCGTCACCCACGACGGCGCCCGCTGGCTGCCCGACGCACTCGCCGGGCTGCTCGCCCAGGAGCGCCCCGTGCAGAACGTGGTGGCGGCCGACACGGGCAGCGCCGACGATTCGGCGCAGCTCGTCGCCGACGCCATCGGCGCCGACCGCGTCCTGCACCTCGCGCGCCGCACCGGCTTCGGCGCCGCCGTCGAGGAGGCGGCCCGCACCGCGCCCCTGCTCGGACCCGAGGACCTGCCCTATCTGAAGCGCCCCAGCGGCTGGGACCCCGTCAGCCGCACCTGGAACGACGAGGCGTACGACCTCCCGGACCTCCCGCACGGCGAACCGGTCCAGTGGCTCTGGCTCCTCCACGACGACTGCGCCCCCGAGCCCGGCGCCCTCGCCGAACTCCTGCGCGTCGCCGAGTCCGACGCGGACGCCGCCGTCATCGGCCCCAAGCTGCGCGGCTGGTACGACAGGAAGCAGCTCCTCGAAGCCGGCGTCAGCATCGCCCGCAGCGGCCGCCGCTGGACCGGACTCGACCGCCGCGAGCAGGACCAGGGCCAGCACGACCAGGTCCGCTCCGTCCTCTCCGTCTCCACCGCCGGCATGCTGGTCCGCCGCGACGTCTTCGAGGGCCTCGGCGGCTTCGACCGCCGCCTGCCCCTCATGCGCGACGACGTCGACCTGTGCTGGCGCGCGCACTCCGCCGGCTTCCACGTCCTCGTCGCCCCCGACGCCGTCCTGCGGCACGCCGAGGCCTCCGCCCGCGAGCGCCGCACCGTCGACTGCGCGGGGCGCACCGCGGCGAACCCGCACCGCGTCGACAAGGCCGGCGCCGTCCACACCCTCCTCGCCAACACCCGCGGCCGGGCCCTCCCGTACGTCCTCGTACGGCTCGTCCTCAGCACCCTGCTCCGCACCCTCGCCTACCTCGTCGGCAAGGCCCCCGGCCAGGCCGTCGACGAGGTCATGGGCCTCCTCGCGACCCTGCTGCGGCCCGAGAAGATCCTCGCCGCCCGCAAGCGCCGCAGGAACCCGGCCGTACCCACCAGTGAGTTCCGAGCGCTCTTCCCGCCGCCCGGCGCCACCGTCCGCGCCACCGTCGAGCAGATCGCCTCCCACTTCGGCGGCGCCGAGGCCGACACCGGCGGCTCCCGCCACGGCGTCGTCGAGTCGGGCCCCGGCGGCGACGACGCCGACTACCTGGAGATCGAGCAGTTCGCCCGGCTCAAGAAGATCGCCCGCAAGCCCGGACCGGTCCTCTTCGCCCTGCTCCTCCTCGTCTCCCTGGTCGCCTGCCGCAACCTCTTCGCCGGCGGCTCGCTGGCCGGCGGCGCCCTGCTGCCCGCCCCCGACACCGTCTCCGGCCTCTGGTCGCGGTACGCCGACGCCTGGCACGCCCTCGGCACCGGCGGCACCCAGACCGCCCCGCCCTACCTCGCCGTCCTGGCCGCGCTCTCCGCGCTGTTCCTCGGCTCCACCTCCACCGCGCTGACCCTGCTGCTCGTCTGCTCGGTCCCGCTCGCCGGCTTCACCGCGTACTTCGCGGCCCGCGGCATCGTCGAGTCCCGGCTCCTGCGCGCCTGGGGCGCCATCGCGTACGCCTTCCTGCCCGCCGCCACCGGGGCCCTCGCCGCCGGCCGGCTCGGCACCGCCGTCCTCGCGATCCTGCTCCCGCTGATCGCCCGCGCCGCCGTCGCCGCCCACGGCCTCAACCGGCCGCGCGGAGAGCGCGGCAGCTGGCGCGCCACCTGGGCTTACACCTTCCTGCTCACCTTCGCGACGGCGTTCACCCCGGTCGTCTGGCCGCTCGCCGTCCTCCTCGGCCTCGGCGTCCTCGCCGTCCGCCGCGACGACATCACCGCGTACGGACTCCGCTTCCTGGCCGCCGTCGGCACCCCGGTCCTGCTCCTCGCGCCCTGGTCGCTCACCCTCCTCACCGACCCCGGCGCCTTCCTGCGCGAGGCCGGCGTCGACGTCCGTACGGGCACGGCCACCGCGCTCGACCTGCTCGGCACCAGCCCCGGCGGCCCCGGCACCACCGGCGGCCTGCTCCTGATCGGCCTCGTCCTCGCCGGCCTGGCCGGCCTCCTGCGCGAGGAGCGGCAGCTCGCCGTCCGCACCGCCTGGACCGCCGCCCTCGCCGGACTCCTCTTCGCCGTCCTCACCAACGGCGCGGGAGGCACCGGCTGGGCCGGACCCGCCACCCTCGTCTACGGCGCCGCCCTCATCGCCGCCGGCATGATCGGCGCCGAGGGCGGCCGCACCCGCGTCGCCGCCCACGGCTTCGGCTGGCGCCAGCCCGTCGCCGCCCTCATCGCCCTCGCCTGCGCCCTCGGCCCGGCCGCCGCCGCCGTCACCTGGATGATCGGCGGCGCCGACGGCCCGCTGACCCGGCGCGACCCGGTCCAGGTCCCGGCCTTCGTCGCCGAGGAGAGCGGCACCCGCGACCAGCCCCGCACCCTCGTCCTCGGCGGCAGCACGCCCGGCGAGGTCGCCTACACCCTCGTCCGGGGCTCCGGCGCCCGCCTCGGCGACGCCGAACTCACCGAGACCGCCGAGGCCGACCCCCGCCTCGACGGGGTCGTCGCCCGCCTCGTCGCCGGCTCCGGCGCCGACCAGACCCAGGAGCTCAGCGGCTACGCCATCCGCTACGTCCTCGTACGGGACGGGGCACCGCGCCAGATGAGCCGCGTCCTCGACTCCACCCCCGGCCTCAGCCGCCTCAGCCAGCTCGACGGCAGCGCGCTCTGGCGCGTCGACCGCGAGATCGCCCGCGTCATGATCGTCCCGCCGGCGGCCGAGGACGGCACGAAGACCGCGGAGGAGACCGCCAAGCCGGTCACCGTCGCCGCAGGACCCGTCGAGGCACACGACGACATCCCGGCGGGCCCCGCCGGCCGCGTCCTGCGCATCGCCGACCGCGCCGACGACGGCTGGACCGCCACCCTCGACGGCAAGGAGCTGACGCGGACCACCGTCGACGGCTGGGCCCAGGGCTTCGAACTCCCCACCGGGGGCGGCCGCCTCGACCTCACGTACGACGAGCCGCTCACCCACACCGCGTGGATCTGGGCCCAGGCCGGCCTCGCCGTCGTCCTGCTCGTCCTCGCCCTGCCCGGGCGGCGCCGCGAGATCGACGACGACCTCCCCGAGGAGGAGCTCGCCATCCCCGCCCAGGCGACCGACGGCGACGGCCGCCGCGCCCGCCGCCTGCGCGCCGCCGCGGAAGCGGAGGCGGAGGCGGCGGCGGAGACCGCCGAGACCGCCGAGACCGCTCCCGACACCTTCGACGCCTTCGGGACCGCACAGGGCGCGCCCGCCCCCATCCCGGGGCAGCAGTCCTACGAGCCCCACGCCCAGGGCGGGGACCGGGAATGGGACGGCGGCTACGACCCCGCCTACGCCCAGGCCCAGGCCCAGGAACAGCCGCAGACCCAGCCGTACGCCGAGCAGGGCTACTACCAGGACTACGCGGCCGACCCGTACCAGCAGCAGCCGTACGCGTACCCCCAGCAGGGCTACGAGCAGCAGCCGCAGCAGCAGCAGTACGACCCGCAGCAGTACGACCCGTACGGCGGCGGCTACGGCTACGGATACCCCCAGGGCCACGAGACCGAGCAGCGTCCCGACGGGAGCAGCAACCAGTGA
- a CDS encoding WhiB family transcriptional regulator → MTELFQELLVEDADEELGWQERALCAQTDPESFFPEKGGSTREAKKVCLACEVRSECLEYALQNDERFGIWGGLSERERRRLKKAAV, encoded by the coding sequence ATGACCGAGTTGTTCCAGGAACTGCTGGTCGAGGACGCGGACGAGGAACTCGGCTGGCAGGAGCGCGCGCTGTGCGCCCAGACCGATCCCGAGTCCTTCTTCCCCGAGAAGGGCGGCTCGACCCGCGAGGCCAAGAAGGTCTGCCTCGCCTGCGAGGTCCGCTCCGAGTGCCTCGAATACGCCCTGCAGAACGACGAGCGGTTCGGCATCTGGGGCGGCCTCTCCGAGCGCGAGCGACGCCGTCTGAAGAAGGCCGCCGTCTGA
- a CDS encoding cysteine dioxygenase, translating into MNMDSDLQIAGDILEVPHLLQPERAHPETVAEFAALARSIADDRSQWAPYVEYDATTRWYHRLRTGPGYEVWLLSWVPGQGSGLHDHGLSSGVLTVLEGELTERTDRGVRRLDSGAQRVFAPGYVHEVVNDSLEPAVSLHVYYPGLTEMPMHESLQAQCAPAAPGLIDA; encoded by the coding sequence ATGAACATGGACAGCGACCTTCAGATCGCCGGCGACATCCTCGAGGTCCCGCACCTCCTCCAGCCCGAGCGCGCCCACCCCGAGACCGTGGCCGAGTTCGCCGCCCTCGCCCGCTCCATCGCCGACGACCGCTCCCAGTGGGCCCCGTACGTCGAGTACGACGCCACCACCCGCTGGTACCACCGCCTGCGCACCGGCCCCGGCTACGAGGTGTGGCTGCTCTCCTGGGTGCCCGGCCAGGGCAGCGGGCTCCACGACCACGGCCTCTCCTCCGGCGTGCTGACCGTCCTGGAGGGCGAGCTGACGGAGCGTACGGACCGGGGCGTACGGAGGCTCGACAGCGGCGCGCAGCGGGTCTTCGCGCCGGGGTACGTCCACGAGGTCGTCAACGACTCCCTCGAACCGGCCGTCAGCCTGCACGTGTACTACCCGGGGCTCACGGAGATGCCGATGCACGAATCGCTCCAGGCGCAGTGCGCCCCGGCCGCCCCGGGATTGATCGACGCCTGA
- the cofD gene encoding 2-phospho-L-lactate transferase, which yields MRIVVLAGGIGGARFLRGLKQAAPDAEITVIGNTGDDIHLFGLKVCPDLDTVMYTLGGGINEEQGWGRTDESFTVKEELAAYGVGPEWFGLGDRDFATHIVRTQMLGAGYPLSAVTEALCARWQPGVRLLPMSDDRVETHVAIEVDGEQRAVHFQEYWVKLRASVDAKAVVPVGAEAAKPAPGVLEAIAEADVILFPPSNPVVSVGTILAVPGIREAVVAAGAPVVGLSPIVGDAPVRGMADKVLAAVGVESTAAAVALHYGAELVGGWLVDTVDADAVAEVEAAGIACRAVPLMMTDVDATAAMAREALALAEVVRG from the coding sequence ATGCGCATTGTGGTTCTGGCCGGCGGCATCGGTGGTGCCCGTTTCCTTCGCGGCCTCAAGCAGGCCGCGCCGGACGCGGAGATCACGGTCATCGGCAACACCGGTGACGACATCCATCTCTTCGGGCTGAAGGTCTGCCCCGACCTGGACACGGTGATGTACACCCTCGGCGGTGGCATCAACGAGGAGCAGGGCTGGGGACGCACGGACGAGTCCTTCACCGTCAAGGAGGAGCTCGCGGCGTACGGGGTCGGGCCCGAGTGGTTCGGCCTCGGCGACCGTGACTTCGCCACCCACATCGTCCGTACGCAGATGCTCGGCGCGGGCTACCCGCTGAGCGCCGTCACCGAGGCGCTGTGCGCCCGCTGGCAGCCCGGCGTGCGCCTCCTCCCCATGTCCGACGACCGCGTCGAGACGCACGTGGCGATCGAGGTGGACGGCGAGCAGCGCGCGGTGCACTTCCAGGAGTACTGGGTGAAGCTGCGCGCCTCCGTCGACGCGAAGGCCGTCGTGCCCGTCGGCGCGGAGGCGGCGAAGCCCGCGCCGGGCGTCCTGGAGGCCATCGCCGAGGCGGACGTCATCCTCTTCCCGCCGTCCAACCCCGTGGTGAGCGTCGGGACGATCCTGGCCGTGCCCGGGATCCGCGAGGCGGTCGTCGCCGCCGGGGCGCCGGTCGTGGGCCTCTCCCCCATCGTCGGCGACGCGCCCGTGCGCGGCATGGCCGACAAGGTCCTCGCGGCGGTGGGCGTGGAGTCCACGGCGGCGGCGGTGGCCCTGCACTACGGCGCCGAACTCGTCGGCGGCTGGCTCGTCGACACCGTGGACGCGGACGCGGTCGCGGAGGTCGAGGCGGCGGGCATCGCGTGCCGCGCGGTGCCGCTGATGATGACGGACGTGGACGCGACGGCCGCGATGGCCCGCGAGGCGCTGGCGCTCGCGGAGGTGGTGCGGGGGTGA
- a CDS encoding coenzyme F420-0:L-glutamate ligase, whose protein sequence is MSGVAPSYRVWALPGLPEVAAGDDLAKLIASASPELADGDVLLVTSKIVSKAEGRVVAADDREEAIDAETVRVVARRGTLRIVENRQGLVMAAAGVDASNTPSGTVLLLPEDPDASARRIRSGLREALGVDVGVVVTDTFGRPWRNGLTDVAIGAAGVRVLDDLRGGTDAHGNPLSATVVATADELAAAGDLVKGKAAGLPVAVVRGLPHVVGGDAEEGGRALVRSAADDMFRLGTSEAVREAVTLRRTVREFTDEPVDPGAVRRAVAAAVTAPAPHHTTPWRFVLLESAESRTRLLDAMRDAWTADLRRDGKSEESIAKRVRRGDVLRNAPYLAVPCLVMDGSHHYGDPRRDAAEREMFVVATGAGVQNFLVALAGERLGSAWVSSTMFCRDVVREVLGLPEEWDPMGAVAIGHPAAPPKERPARLASEFVEVR, encoded by the coding sequence GTGAGCGGCGTCGCTCCCTCGTACCGGGTCTGGGCGCTGCCCGGGCTGCCCGAGGTGGCCGCCGGGGACGATCTGGCCAAGCTGATCGCCTCCGCGTCGCCGGAGCTCGCCGACGGGGACGTCCTGCTCGTCACCTCGAAGATCGTCAGCAAGGCCGAGGGGCGGGTGGTCGCGGCCGACGACCGCGAGGAGGCCATCGACGCCGAGACGGTACGGGTGGTGGCGCGGCGCGGCACCCTCCGCATCGTCGAGAACCGGCAGGGGCTCGTCATGGCCGCCGCCGGGGTCGACGCCTCCAACACCCCTTCCGGGACCGTGCTGTTGCTGCCCGAGGACCCCGACGCCTCGGCGCGGCGCATCCGTTCGGGGCTGCGCGAGGCGCTCGGCGTCGACGTCGGCGTCGTCGTCACGGACACCTTCGGGCGGCCCTGGCGCAACGGACTCACCGACGTGGCGATCGGCGCGGCCGGCGTGCGGGTCCTCGACGACCTGCGCGGCGGGACCGACGCGCACGGCAATCCGCTGAGCGCGACCGTCGTCGCCACCGCCGACGAACTCGCCGCCGCCGGCGACCTGGTGAAGGGCAAGGCGGCCGGGCTCCCGGTCGCCGTCGTGCGCGGGCTGCCCCACGTGGTGGGCGGCGACGCCGAGGAGGGCGGGCGGGCGCTCGTACGCTCCGCCGCCGACGACATGTTCCGGCTCGGGACCTCGGAGGCCGTACGGGAGGCGGTGACGCTGCGGCGGACCGTACGGGAGTTCACCGACGAGCCGGTCGACCCGGGGGCGGTACGGCGCGCGGTCGCCGCCGCCGTGACGGCCCCGGCGCCGCACCACACCACGCCGTGGCGGTTCGTGCTCCTGGAGTCGGCGGAGTCGCGGACGCGGCTGCTCGACGCGATGCGGGACGCGTGGACCGCGGACCTGCGGCGGGACGGCAAGTCCGAGGAGTCCATCGCGAAGCGGGTCCGGCGCGGGGACGTCCTGCGCAACGCGCCCTACCTGGCCGTGCCCTGCCTCGTCATGGACGGCTCCCACCACTACGGCGACCCGCGCCGGGACGCCGCCGAGCGCGAGATGTTCGTGGTGGCGACGGGCGCGGGCGTGCAGAACTTCCTCGTCGCCCTGGCGGGTGAGCGGCTGGGCTCGGCCTGGGTGTCCTCGACGATGTTCTGCCGGGACGTCGTACGGGAGGTCCTCGGGCTGCCGGAGGAGTGGGACCCGATGGGCGCGGTGGCGATCGGCCATCCGGCGGCTCCGCCGAAGGAACGACCGGCGCGGCTCGCCTCGGAGTTCGTCGAGGTGCGGTGA
- a CDS encoding DNA-3-methyladenine glycosylase family protein gives MAGRFAPKPTRTTVRGGHLPLPAPEGTPLALDLGLTLGPLRRGPADPTFRVTPDGSVWRASRTPDGPGTLRIGAGEAEAWGPGGDWLLDRLPALLGAEDDPTAFVPRHKLLLATHRRRPGLRLTRTGLVLESLIPSILEQKVTTHEAYGSWRTLVRKYGERAPGPAPEGMYVMPDARTWTQIPSWEWHRANVDGKRSATIVRAARVAARLEEAAHMDPPAARKRLELVPGIGAWTSAETVQRSNGAPDEVTTGDLHLPGIVGWALAGDRTADDETMLELLAPYAGQRHRAARLILLSGRVPPRRAPRRTPGNIVGL, from the coding sequence ATGGCCGGCCGCTTCGCACCCAAACCCACCCGCACCACCGTCCGCGGCGGCCACCTCCCCCTCCCCGCCCCAGAAGGCACCCCCCTCGCCCTCGACCTCGGCCTCACCCTCGGCCCCCTCCGCCGCGGCCCCGCCGACCCCACCTTCCGGGTGACCCCGGACGGCTCGGTGTGGCGGGCCAGCCGCACCCCGGACGGCCCGGGCACCCTCCGTATCGGCGCGGGGGAGGCCGAAGCCTGGGGCCCGGGCGGCGACTGGCTCCTGGACCGCCTCCCGGCCCTCCTCGGCGCGGAGGACGACCCGACCGCCTTCGTCCCCCGCCACAAGCTGCTCCTGGCGACGCACCGCCGCCGCCCGGGCCTGCGCCTGACCCGTACCGGTCTGGTCCTGGAGTCGCTGATCCCGTCGATCCTGGAGCAGAAGGTCACGACGCACGAGGCGTACGGGTCGTGGCGGACGCTCGTCCGGAAGTACGGCGAACGGGCCCCCGGCCCGGCCCCCGAGGGCATGTACGTGATGCCCGACGCCCGCACCTGGACGCAGATCCCGTCCTGGGAGTGGCACCGCGCGAACGTCGACGGCAAGCGTTCGGCCACGATCGTCCGCGCGGCCAGGGTGGCGGCCCGTCTGGAGGAGGCCGCGCACATGGACCCGCCGGCGGCCCGCAAGCGCCTGGAGCTGGTCCCGGGCATCGGCGCCTGGACGAGCGCGGAGACGGTCCAGCGCAGCAACGGCGCCCCGGACGAGGTCACCACCGGCGACCTGCACCTGCCGGGCATCGTGGGCTGGGCGCTCGCGGGCGACCGTACGGCGGACGACGAGACGATGCTGGAGCTCCTGGCCCCGTACGCCGGCCAGCGCCACCGCGCGGCCCGCCTGATCCTCCTCAGCGGCCGCGTACCACCGCGCCGGGCACCCCGCAGGACGCCCGGCAACATCGTGGGCCTCTAG